A region from the Oceanidesulfovibrio marinus genome encodes:
- a CDS encoding L-serine ammonia-lyase encodes MSPITTSLFELFTIGPGPSSSHTIGPMRAGYDFRTELASLNTSDMDGVPARVRTVLYGSLAATGEGHGTQWAVLAGLGGMRPENCPTDVLDSLPEENPEYEIPLGGAVTKTSRQDITSDTLRVLDLEHPNTLVFQLIDADGKVLHEAEYQSIGGGSIRRPDAPAPHVADVPHDYGTMRQLRALLQAGNGLTLDQIIIQNECALTGASEDGVLAGLETVLAAMEDAVHRGLAAEGELPGPLGLYRKAKAMFKRFRKTPLASAQLMLALDAYALAAAEENAAGHTVVTAPTCGSAGVLPSIAHVMKYQMKLPQDALRRGLCAAAAVGLLVRHNASVAGAEVGCQGEVGVAASMAAAMLAMGRGYTMHVVENAAESALEHHLGLTCDPVAGYVQIPCIERNAMGAVKAFNAFVIASSEVEQHHMVGFDQAVIAMAETGHDMNRKYKETALGGLAASMVNC; translated from the coding sequence ATGTCGCCCATCACTACATCACTCTTCGAGCTGTTTACCATCGGCCCTGGCCCTTCGAGCTCGCATACCATTGGTCCCATGCGTGCGGGGTATGACTTCCGCACGGAGCTCGCATCCCTGAACACTTCAGATATGGACGGCGTTCCTGCGCGCGTCCGAACGGTGCTGTACGGCTCACTTGCCGCAACCGGAGAAGGCCACGGCACGCAATGGGCCGTGCTGGCCGGGCTTGGCGGCATGCGTCCGGAAAACTGTCCGACGGATGTGCTGGACTCGCTGCCCGAGGAGAACCCGGAGTACGAGATTCCGCTGGGCGGCGCTGTGACGAAGACGTCTCGCCAGGACATTACGTCGGACACGCTGCGGGTGCTCGATCTCGAACATCCCAACACGCTGGTATTCCAACTTATCGATGCGGACGGGAAGGTGCTGCACGAGGCGGAGTATCAGTCCATCGGCGGCGGCTCCATCCGTCGGCCGGATGCGCCTGCGCCGCACGTTGCGGACGTGCCGCATGATTACGGGACCATGCGGCAGCTCCGTGCGTTGCTGCAGGCGGGCAACGGGTTAACGCTTGATCAGATAATCATACAAAATGAGTGCGCGCTGACCGGGGCCAGCGAGGATGGTGTGCTGGCCGGGCTGGAGACGGTGCTGGCGGCCATGGAGGATGCTGTGCACCGCGGCCTGGCCGCGGAAGGCGAGCTGCCCGGGCCGCTGGGGTTGTATCGCAAGGCCAAGGCCATGTTCAAACGCTTCAGGAAAACGCCGCTGGCCTCAGCTCAGCTGATGCTGGCGCTGGATGCGTACGCCCTGGCTGCAGCGGAGGAGAACGCCGCCGGCCATACCGTGGTGACGGCGCCCACGTGCGGCTCGGCAGGGGTGCTGCCGTCCATTGCACATGTGATGAAGTATCAGATGAAGCTGCCGCAGGATGCGTTGCGGCGCGGGTTGTGCGCCGCCGCCGCCGTGGGGCTGCTGGTGCGGCACAATGCGAGCGTTGCCGGCGCGGAGGTGGGCTGCCAGGGTGAGGTTGGTGTGGCGGCGTCCATGGCCGCGGCCATGCTGGCCATGGGCCGAGGGTACACGATGCACGTGGTGGAGAACGCGGCGGAGTCCGCGCTGGAGCACCATCTGGGGCTGACCTGCGATCCCGTGGCCGGGTATGTGCAGATTCCCTGCATCGAGCGCAACGCCATGGGCGCGGTGAAGGCGTTCAATGCCTTTGTGATCGCGTCCTCCGAGGTGGAGCAACACCATATGGTGGGGTTCGACCAGGCTGTGATCGCCATGGCCGAGACAGGCCACGACATGAATCGGAAGTACAAGGAGACGGCTCTGGGCGGGCTTGCCGCGAGCATGGTGAACTGCTGA
- a CDS encoding MucR family transcriptional regulator, which yields MENFVKEALEIVKAQASVRVMTEDEIMDMVRNLTRDFRILSESGPDASTDAPAQEPPVEPSKAIKENAIICLESGKSYKILTRKHLAKFGLTPEEYREKWGYSKNQPLACKSLQRKRRERIKQIKPWELRGQK from the coding sequence ATGGAAAACTTTGTCAAAGAAGCCCTTGAGATCGTAAAGGCGCAAGCCTCTGTGCGAGTTATGACCGAAGACGAAATCATGGACATGGTTCGCAACCTGACCCGTGATTTCCGCATCCTCTCCGAGTCCGGCCCGGATGCAAGCACTGACGCACCAGCGCAGGAACCCCCTGTTGAGCCGTCCAAGGCCATCAAGGAAAATGCGATCATTTGCCTCGAATCCGGCAAGTCGTATAAGATACTCACCCGCAAGCACCTTGCGAAGTTCGGCCTGACGCCTGAAGAGTACCGCGAGAAGTGGGGCTACTCCAAGAACCAGCCGCTTGCATGTAAGTCGCTCCAACGCAAACGCCGCGAGCGCATCAAGCAGATCAAGCCCTGGGAGCTCCGCGGCCAGAAATAA
- a CDS encoding DUF6651 domain-containing protein, whose amino-acid sequence MDDSKKDALAILAGPPTNKEQGKSGEPDGDDARLQDKENEAAALREKVNSLVAANEELRVRNKQLAAQVEQVAQTSGKADTPEAGSTKNTAAAMRLAERLAKREEQIRTLLVRNAVASSKFIREKTLLPPGVALDVFSRIFTVEEMDGKLVPVAHLPTGEPIMSRIEPGKPAGTEEALEIYILNHFPERDSILRGGAGGSGAGGNQERRSASPGSIARGDSRAFSKNLEAIAAGTVSVV is encoded by the coding sequence ATGGACGACTCGAAAAAGGACGCCTTGGCCATTCTGGCCGGGCCACCCACCAACAAGGAACAGGGAAAAAGCGGCGAGCCCGACGGCGATGATGCCAGGCTGCAGGACAAGGAGAACGAAGCCGCCGCGCTGCGTGAGAAGGTGAACAGCCTCGTCGCCGCCAACGAGGAGCTGCGGGTACGCAACAAGCAGCTCGCGGCCCAGGTGGAACAGGTCGCCCAGACTTCCGGGAAAGCCGACACGCCCGAGGCCGGCTCGACAAAGAACACCGCTGCGGCCATGCGCCTGGCAGAGAGGCTGGCCAAGCGCGAGGAGCAGATTCGCACGCTGCTGGTGCGCAACGCCGTGGCCTCCAGCAAGTTCATTCGGGAAAAAACCCTGCTGCCGCCCGGCGTGGCCCTGGACGTCTTTTCCCGCATCTTCACCGTGGAGGAGATGGACGGAAAGCTCGTGCCCGTGGCGCATCTGCCCACCGGCGAGCCCATCATGTCGCGCATCGAGCCGGGCAAGCCGGCCGGCACCGAGGAAGCGCTGGAGATCTACATCCTCAACCACTTCCCGGAGCGCGACTCCATCCTCAGGGGCGGGGCCGGCGGCTCCGGCGCCGGCGGCAACCAGGAGCGCCGCTCCGCCTCGCCGGGCTCCATTGCCCGCGGCGACAGCCGCGCCTTCAGCAAGAACCTCGAAGCCATCGCAGCCGGCACGGTGAGCGTGGTCTAG
- a CDS encoding ATP-binding cassette domain-containing protein codes for MHFSGVIELDPDIRSALSQSLAMRTLELLAVIAQVGESESDEIATRARAFVWTFYESLYPQDITAFFLETYEELVTRPVDLEQFTASLRERLNYPERIAGLLTAYEFVAAAGMGDLALRTARTVASFVSITPEDVAFLEHSAGVSETPGWILEKSSLLDLVISGDPERADILLPYPGLDIVAYKTHNLLLIAARHTEPAGIRVLVDGHALTRAFTTRLSLHSTIQIGDTVLRSSDLSAYFSVKAHTPETSLAIRRQGFTLALSRQLKDEDIVRFRLDDTRLTITQLDIKALVMVNGAQLRSRPNLMKDHEIGLDDTIFVNGFKIDPREMFHLLAARRAGPLGSGRVALTMANDAKSAVHIADNLPRRWSAHLMRRHGGLSFEPGDCPYQAYLNGRSIAAGDRVEHGDVLYLRDTFIEIDLENMRYEAERFSFRKLTAERVSHGQHGGFLSSGGGALDEVSLEAEYGEMVCIMGPSGSGKSTLLKVLAGILQPDSGTITLDGIDVHMQFDRLRDLIGFVPQEDLLFPNLTVYENLAYHARLRFPEIDQEEVRQRVESVLTSIRMGDKTHTRVGPPEDSVLSGGERKRVNIGLELLGNPAIFFLDEPTSGLSSKDSEHILEILTDIALTGRIVISVLHQPGSRLFKAFDKVALIDKGGRLAFYGSTFEALEYFSSHGARNEESGEGHVVECPSCKTVMPELLLDRLEETLRDIDGSQLGERKHSPGYWKARYRQKVVSAWITSVRMPAEEKLPPQRRATTMERFSQIAALASRNGLNKVRDKSSLLVTFLEAPLLGAGLGFVLRYSPAGEYSLYTNDLFRTFLFIAVIAVMFLALSGSVHEIVSDAPVFLRERMVDVPNRVYLTGKLLVLMAFALLQNALFLVPAFLLLGVRELYLQHFLFLGLVSFAGVSLGLAISSLPRLSLRAALNAVPLLLIPQIVLGGALIEYEEMNKQLRLFTENPIPEVCQAMPSRWAFEGLIVMQESMNSYDTAHTALLDELRRRKALRERSSGDDAALSLEIETLEGQLKQLRKDRKHAFGNKNVHDAVLLAERRRKQLVAEGHIDPDDSLEMPLFVREKPAPYYHFGIPTPYFNAAVLVLMGLLLNAFTLVNLRSKPTTAGGRIMARRRLKRAARQVLHLDSQGME; via the coding sequence ATGCATTTTTCCGGCGTCATCGAACTCGACCCCGACATCCGCAGCGCCTTGTCCCAGAGTCTGGCCATGCGGACGCTGGAGCTGCTGGCGGTCATCGCGCAGGTGGGCGAGTCGGAGTCGGACGAGATCGCCACACGAGCCCGCGCCTTTGTCTGGACCTTTTACGAATCCCTTTATCCGCAAGACATCACCGCTTTTTTTCTGGAGACATACGAGGAGCTCGTCACCCGTCCGGTTGACCTGGAGCAATTCACCGCCTCCTTGCGGGAGCGGCTGAACTACCCCGAGCGCATTGCCGGCCTGCTCACGGCCTACGAGTTCGTGGCCGCCGCCGGCATGGGCGACCTCGCCCTGCGCACGGCGCGCACCGTGGCCTCCTTCGTCAGCATCACGCCGGAAGACGTGGCCTTTCTGGAGCACTCCGCCGGCGTAAGCGAAACGCCGGGCTGGATTCTCGAAAAATCGAGCCTGCTGGACCTGGTCATCTCCGGCGATCCGGAGCGGGCCGACATCCTGCTGCCCTACCCCGGCCTGGATATCGTGGCCTACAAGACGCACAACCTGCTGCTCATCGCTGCGCGTCATACGGAGCCTGCCGGCATCCGGGTGCTAGTGGACGGCCACGCCCTGACCCGGGCCTTCACCACGCGCCTTTCGCTCCACTCCACCATCCAGATCGGCGATACCGTGCTGCGCTCCAGCGATCTGTCCGCGTACTTCAGCGTCAAGGCGCACACGCCCGAGACCTCCCTGGCCATCCGCCGGCAGGGCTTCACCCTGGCGCTTTCGCGCCAGCTCAAGGACGAGGACATCGTCCGCTTCCGCCTGGACGACACGCGGCTGACCATCACCCAGCTCGACATCAAGGCGCTGGTCATGGTCAACGGCGCGCAGCTCCGGTCCCGCCCGAACCTGATGAAGGACCACGAGATCGGCCTGGACGACACCATCTTCGTCAATGGCTTCAAGATCGATCCGCGCGAGATGTTCCACCTGCTGGCCGCCCGCCGGGCCGGCCCCCTAGGCTCCGGCCGCGTGGCCCTGACCATGGCCAACGACGCCAAAAGCGCCGTGCACATTGCGGACAATCTGCCCCGGCGCTGGAGCGCCCACCTGATGCGCCGCCACGGCGGGCTGTCCTTCGAGCCCGGCGACTGCCCGTACCAGGCCTACCTCAACGGCCGCAGCATCGCTGCAGGCGACCGCGTGGAGCATGGCGACGTGCTCTACCTGCGCGATACGTTCATCGAGATCGATCTCGAAAACATGCGCTACGAGGCCGAGCGCTTCAGCTTCCGCAAGCTCACGGCGGAGCGCGTCAGCCACGGCCAGCACGGCGGGTTCCTTTCCTCCGGCGGCGGCGCTCTGGACGAGGTCTCCCTGGAGGCCGAGTACGGCGAGATGGTCTGCATCATGGGGCCGTCCGGCAGCGGCAAGTCCACGCTGCTCAAGGTCCTTGCCGGCATCCTGCAGCCGGACTCCGGCACCATCACGCTGGACGGCATCGACGTACACATGCAGTTCGACCGGCTGCGCGACCTCATCGGCTTTGTGCCGCAGGAAGATCTGCTCTTCCCTAACCTCACGGTGTACGAGAACCTGGCCTACCACGCGCGGCTGCGCTTTCCGGAGATCGACCAGGAGGAGGTGCGCCAGAGGGTGGAGTCCGTGCTCACCTCCATCCGCATGGGGGACAAGACGCACACGCGGGTGGGGCCGCCGGAGGACTCGGTGCTCAGCGGCGGCGAGCGCAAGCGGGTGAACATCGGCCTGGAGCTGCTGGGCAACCCGGCCATCTTCTTTCTGGACGAGCCCACGTCCGGCCTGTCCTCCAAGGACTCCGAGCACATCCTGGAAATCCTCACCGACATCGCCCTGACCGGGCGCATCGTGATTTCCGTGCTCCACCAGCCTGGATCGCGGCTGTTCAAGGCCTTCGACAAGGTCGCGCTCATCGACAAAGGCGGCCGCCTGGCGTTCTACGGCTCCACCTTCGAGGCGTTGGAGTACTTCAGCAGCCACGGCGCGCGCAACGAGGAGTCCGGCGAGGGGCATGTGGTGGAGTGCCCGTCCTGCAAGACCGTGATGCCGGAGCTCTTGCTGGACAGGCTGGAGGAAACCCTGCGGGACATCGACGGCTCGCAGCTTGGCGAGCGCAAGCACTCCCCGGGGTACTGGAAGGCGCGCTACCGCCAGAAGGTCGTGTCCGCGTGGATTACGTCCGTGCGCATGCCGGCCGAGGAAAAGTTGCCGCCGCAGCGCCGGGCCACGACCATGGAGCGCTTCTCCCAAATTGCGGCGCTGGCCTCGCGCAACGGCCTGAACAAGGTGCGCGACAAGTCCAGCCTGCTCGTCACCTTCCTGGAGGCGCCGCTGCTGGGCGCCGGCCTGGGGTTCGTGCTGCGCTACAGTCCGGCCGGCGAGTACTCCCTGTATACCAACGACCTCTTCCGCACCTTCCTGTTCATCGCCGTCATTGCGGTCATGTTTCTGGCGCTCTCCGGCTCCGTGCACGAGATCGTCTCCGATGCGCCGGTGTTTCTGCGCGAGCGCATGGTGGACGTGCCCAACCGCGTGTACCTGACCGGCAAGCTCCTGGTGCTCATGGCTTTTGCCCTGCTGCAGAACGCCCTCTTCCTCGTGCCCGCGTTTCTGCTACTCGGCGTGCGCGAGCTCTATCTGCAGCACTTCCTGTTCCTGGGCCTCGTCTCATTCGCCGGGGTCTCCCTGGGGCTGGCCATCTCCTCGCTGCCGCGGCTGTCCCTGCGCGCCGCGCTCAACGCCGTGCCGCTGCTGCTCATCCCGCAGATCGTGCTCGGCGGCGCGCTGATCGAGTACGAGGAGATGAACAAGCAGCTCCGGCTGTTCACCGAAAACCCCATTCCCGAAGTCTGCCAGGCCATGCCGTCGCGCTGGGCGTTCGAGGGGCTCATCGTGATGCAGGAGAGCATGAACAGCTACGACACCGCGCACACCGCCCTGCTGGACGAGCTGCGCCGCCGCAAGGCCTTGCGGGAGCGTTCATCCGGCGACGACGCGGCGCTGTCCCTGGAGATCGAAACGCTCGAAGGCCAGCTGAAACAGCTCAGAAAGGACCGCAAACACGCCTTCGGCAACAAGAACGTACACGACGCCGTGCTGCTGGCGGAACGCCGCCGCAAGCAGCTTGTGGCCGAAGGGCACATCGACCCCGACGACAGCCTGGAGATGCCGCTCTTCGTGCGCGAAAAGCCTGCCCCGTACTACCATTTCGGCATTCCCACGCCCTACTTCAACGCCGCCGTCCTGGTGCTGATGGGGCTTTTACTCAACGCCTTCACCCTGGTGAACCTGCGCAGCAAACCCACCACGGCCGGAGGACGCATCATGGCCCGGCGGCGGCTCAAACGGGCGGCCCGGCAGGTGCTCCATCTGGACAGCCAGGGAATGGAGTGA
- a CDS encoding P22 phage major capsid protein family protein: MPNDLSAVTPKLLAQGLLALRETCVMPRLVNSDYGHTAASRGAVIDVPVPSAIASTPVNPANTAPDPANLTPSSVAITMDQWREAPFTLSDKDLANVFDGVIPMQASEAIKALANYVDAYLLGLYTGCPYLVGEPGLTPFGTSVAEATAARKMLNNNLAPLQDRRMVIDSDAEASALGLRAFQDASFSGDASAINEGQINRKLGFDWFLDQNVPTHMAGTVGGTEASPTTIGSGMAHAVGETSLSVTVGADNGLSLKRGDVLTIAGDSSPYAVAQDVTIAADESGVVSILGGLKKPLAGDEAVSAAGDHVVNLAFHRDAIAFANRPLADNTEGLGNLVQTATDAVSGLSLRLEISREYKRTRYSFDILFGAALVRPELACRVAG; encoded by the coding sequence ATGCCCAACGACCTTTCCGCCGTCACTCCCAAGCTGCTCGCCCAGGGCCTGCTCGCCCTGCGCGAGACGTGCGTCATGCCGCGGCTGGTGAACTCCGACTACGGCCACACCGCCGCCTCGCGCGGCGCGGTCATCGATGTGCCTGTGCCCTCGGCCATCGCCAGCACCCCGGTGAACCCGGCCAACACCGCGCCGGACCCGGCGAACCTCACCCCCAGCTCCGTGGCCATCACCATGGACCAGTGGCGCGAAGCTCCCTTCACCCTCTCGGACAAGGACCTCGCCAATGTCTTCGACGGCGTGATCCCCATGCAGGCCTCCGAGGCCATCAAGGCACTGGCCAACTACGTGGACGCCTACCTGCTGGGCCTGTACACCGGCTGCCCCTATCTGGTGGGCGAGCCGGGCCTCACGCCCTTCGGAACCAGCGTGGCCGAGGCCACGGCGGCGCGCAAGATGCTCAACAACAACCTCGCGCCCCTGCAGGACCGCCGCATGGTCATCGACTCCGACGCCGAGGCCAGCGCCCTGGGGCTGCGCGCCTTCCAGGACGCCTCCTTCTCCGGCGACGCCTCGGCCATCAACGAGGGCCAGATCAACCGCAAGCTCGGCTTTGACTGGTTCCTGGACCAGAACGTGCCCACCCACATGGCCGGCACCGTGGGCGGCACCGAGGCCAGCCCCACCACCATCGGCAGCGGCATGGCCCACGCCGTGGGCGAGACCAGCCTGAGCGTTACCGTGGGCGCGGACAACGGCCTCAGCCTGAAGAGGGGGGACGTGCTGACCATCGCCGGAGACTCCAGCCCGTACGCCGTGGCCCAGGACGTGACCATCGCGGCCGACGAAAGCGGCGTGGTGTCCATCCTCGGCGGTCTCAAAAAGCCCCTGGCCGGTGACGAGGCCGTGTCCGCAGCCGGCGACCACGTGGTGAACCTGGCCTTCCACCGCGACGCCATCGCCTTTGCCAACCGGCCCCTGGCCGACAACACCGAGGGCCTGGGCAATCTGGTGCAGACCGCCACGGACGCCGTGTCCGGCCTGTCACTGCGTCTGGAGATCTCGCGGGAGTACAAGCGCACGCGCTACTCCTTCGACATCCTCTTTGGCGCGGCTCTTGTCCGACCGGAGCTGGCCTGCCGCGTGGCCGGCTAG
- a CDS encoding MucR family transcriptional regulator, producing MESYIKEALEIVKAQASVRNMTEEEITSMVKKLAEGIKGIDEGESATEKPEPPIDPKKAIKEKSITCLENGKQYKIITKKTLAQFGLTPDEYRQKWGYKKNQPLVCKALQRERRKKMKDMKLWEKRIKK from the coding sequence ATGGAGAGCTACATCAAGGAAGCCCTTGAAATCGTCAAGGCGCAAGCCAGTGTCCGCAACATGACCGAAGAGGAAATTACCTCCATGGTCAAGAAGCTTGCTGAAGGAATCAAAGGCATCGATGAAGGCGAGTCCGCCACTGAAAAACCGGAGCCGCCCATCGATCCCAAAAAGGCCATCAAGGAAAAGTCCATTACTTGCCTTGAAAACGGCAAGCAGTACAAAATCATTACCAAGAAGACCCTGGCGCAGTTTGGCCTCACCCCCGATGAATATCGCCAAAAGTGGGGCTACAAGAAAAACCAGCCGCTGGTGTGCAAGGCGCTCCAACGAGAACGCCGCAAAAAGATGAAGGACATGAAGCTCTGGGAAAAGCGGATCAAAAAGTAA